In Clostridium sp. JN-1, one genomic interval encodes:
- the rplI gene encoding 50S ribosomal protein L9 has product MKVILLKNVKSLGKKGDVVNTSDGYARNYLFPRKLAEQATDTNVHVLNNKKEAERRQKLAEMEAAQKLAASLKGKEINLQVKTGDNGKLFGSITNKDIADQIEKSFNIKVDKKKLDVGTAIKQVGIYDVELKLYSEVSTKIKVVISGK; this is encoded by the coding sequence ATGAAAGTTATACTTTTAAAAAATGTAAAATCTTTAGGAAAAAAGGGAGATGTAGTTAATACTTCTGATGGTTATGCGAGAAATTATCTCTTTCCAAGAAAACTTGCAGAACAAGCTACAGATACTAACGTTCATGTATTAAATAATAAAAAAGAGGCAGAAAGAAGACAAAAGCTAGCAGAAATGGAGGCAGCTCAAAAGTTAGCAGCTTCATTAAAAGGAAAAGAAATAAACTTACAAGTTAAAACTGGTGACAATGGTAAACTATTTGGCTCTATTACAAATAAGGATATAGCAGATCAAATTGAGAAAAGTTTTAATATAAAAGTTGATAAGAAAAAATTAGATGTTGGAACTGCTATAAAACAAGTAGGAATTTATGATGTAGAGTTAAAGTTATACTCAGAAGTTTCAACTAAAATAAAGGTAGTTATATCGGGCAAATAA